The sequence CCGTCACCTGTCGCCTGCCGGTCCCATAGGAGCCAGACGTCCGCTCCGAGAGAACCCAGCTCGAGCCGACCGAAGGCCAGTTGAGTGCACCCGGCGCCACGGAGGGACGCGAGGGGGGTCGGGCGGTGAGCGAGGCGGTCGGCCCCGGGGGGGTCAGGCGACCGCTCTGCAGGGCACGCTTGCGAAGTATCGCGTGCTCGTCCTCCGTGATGACGCCGCGCGCCCTCAAATCGTCCAGACGCTGGAGTTGACTCTCGACACTGGGCGTGGCGCTGTCGGTCGTCGCAACAGGCGTGTTCGGCGACTCTGCCGGTTGCGATACCGCCGAAGCGGGCGCTGGGCTGGTTACCGTCTCATTCGACGGGTTCGGCGACGGCTCCTGCACAAGACCGCGGGCCCGGTCGACTTCGTCGACGTTCGCCGCGACAGGAGGCGGCGACGGTGCGGGTTGGGACCAGGTGGGCGCGGACGGCGTCAGGACGATCTTGATCGGCCGGTCGCCTGCGACGCCCACCAGCTTCACCTCACGCACCCCGCGTCCTTGGAGGGGCGCGAGAAAGGCCGACGCCTGCTCCTCGTCGTCAAACCGGAGGCCCTCGAACGTGAACTCCGAGCGTCCGACGCTGCCCTTCTCCATCTCGGCTTTGAATGCCACACCGCCGATCGTGCCGCGGAACTGCACCTCCGACCGCCATGGCGAGGCGGTCGCTCGCTGCATCATGGCCCGAAGGGTTGGAAGATCTTGCGCGGTGAGGGCGAGGCCCTGGAACTTCGCCTTGAACCGTCGGGACCCCTCGACGAGCCCCGAGGGGCCGAAGAGGGTATCCTCGGCCCGCGCCAGTGTTGCGGGTTCGAGGACAACCCTGGCGGGCTCGTCGGGACCGGGAAGCGGACGCGTCGGTTGCTCACCGCGGAAGCTCGCCAGCAGCGGGTCGACGCAGACCTCGGCGGTCCTGGCCATCGTGGTCTTCAGCAAGGCGCCGCCGTCGGCCCTGAGATCCTCCAGCGCCGGCGCCCCGAACCGGCGATCGCCCGGGGTGTAGCAGGAGATTTCGTCTCGCCACAGGACCTTCTCCTGGTCGAGACGGATGAGGCGGGCCTTCACCGTGTAGTGGACCAGGAAGGTCTTCGGGTCGACCTGGTAGGGGATCAGGCCCCAGCCGGTGGTCCGGACGTCGAGGACCGTGACCGGGCCGAGCGCCTGCTTCAGGTTCTCGAGATCGTCGCTGTCCATCGCGGCAGCTGCCGGCCGGATGGGCCCGATCCGGCCGTCGGCGCCCAGCCCGGAGATCAGCCGGTCCTTCACACGGATGGCCGGGTCCTCGAGTGGAATCTCCAGCATGAGCTCCTGGCCGGCCGCCTCGGCCTCGCGCTTCTCGATATCGGCCTGAAGCAGGTTGGCCATCGACGGCGCCAGGGGGCCGAGCAGCAGGGCAAACGGGGCCACGGCCGCAGCAATCCCGATCGCGCGGCCCACGCTCCTCGGCTGGGCCACCAGGAACGGCGCCGGGCGCTGGTAGTGAACGGCCACGACTTCCGGGTGCTTCCCGAGCTGGGCCAGCCCGCTCTCTTCCCGACCACCCGTCACGGCCGCGGCGCAGCCGTTGACGGCGATGGCGATTGCCAGAATCAGCCCGATGCTGTCTCGATGTACCTGTCTCATGGCCCCCTCCGCTGGTTGCCGTCACTCCCTTGGGCCGGGTACAGGCAGAGGATGTGCCAGAGCTGTAAGGAGTTGTTTTCTTGGAATTGATATCTTCGGGCTCCACGACTTCGATTCGAGCGGCTCGCATTTCTTGCTGGGGGTGCGCTACATTCAATGCGTGCCACCACGCGGCCTCACCGCGGCCGACAGAGGGTTCTTCACGGCGCTCGCCGATGTCGTGTTCGGCAATCCGTTCAGCGCGCAGCGGGCCGATCTCATCGGGCGCCTCGTCCCCGATGCGCCAGCGGGCGACCGCGAGGCGCTCGCGCGCGTGGTGGAGCCCCGGCTCGGTCCGTGGCTGCGCGACGGCGCGCCGGGCTGGGAGCGACTGGAGGCCGACGACCGGCGCCTCCTGGAGACGGCCTTCCTGTACGTGTGCTACCACCGTTACGTGGCGCCCATCGACGCGCTCATCGAGCGCCAGGCGACGCACGGTGGCTCGTCGCTCACCGTCCCGTTCGCCGGCGAGGCGATCGCCGGGCTGGCGGGCGGCGGCCTGTCCGAAGCGCGGGCCGTGAACATGTTCGGATTCTTTTTCCAGCTGCGGCGCGCCTTCTACTTCATCCACGGCTCGCTCGCCGGGGAGTGCGAATCCATGCGCCGGCTCCGCGAAGCGCTGTGGAACAACGTCTTCACCCACGACATGCGCGGGTACGAGGCGGCGCTCTGGAACAGGATGGAAGATTTCTCGACGTTGTTGCTCGGCGAGACGGGCACGGGCAAGGGCTCCGCCGCCGCCGCCATCGGACGCTCGGCGTTCATCCCCTACCGGACGGGTGAGCGGCGGTTCGCCGCCAACTTTGCCGAGAGCTTCATCGCGATCAACCTGTCGCAGTTTCCCGAGGCGCTGATCGAGTCGGAACTTTTCGGCCACCGCAAGGGCGCCTTCACCGGGGCCATCGATCACCACCAGGGCGTGTTCGAGCGGTGCAGTGCGCACGGGGCACTGTTCCTGGACGAAATCGGCGAGGTATCGATCCCGGTCCAGATCAAGCTGCTGCAGGTTCTGCAGGAACGGACCTTCACGCCGCTCGGCGGCCACGAGAAGAAGCGCTT is a genomic window of Candidatus Methylomirabilota bacterium containing:
- a CDS encoding SHOCT domain-containing protein, which gives rise to MRQVHRDSIGLILAIAIAVNGCAAAVTGGREESGLAQLGKHPEVVAVHYQRPAPFLVAQPRSVGRAIGIAAAVAPFALLLGPLAPSMANLLQADIEKREAEAAGQELMLEIPLEDPAIRVKDRLISGLGADGRIGPIRPAAAAMDSDDLENLKQALGPVTVLDVRTTGWGLIPYQVDPKTFLVHYTVKARLIRLDQEKVLWRDEISCYTPGDRRFGAPALEDLRADGGALLKTTMARTAEVCVDPLLASFRGEQPTRPLPGPDEPARVVLEPATLARAEDTLFGPSGLVEGSRRFKAKFQGLALTAQDLPTLRAMMQRATASPWRSEVQFRGTIGGVAFKAEMEKGSVGRSEFTFEGLRFDDEEQASAFLAPLQGRGVREVKLVGVAGDRPIKIVLTPSAPTWSQPAPSPPPVAANVDEVDRARGLVQEPSPNPSNETVTSPAPASAVSQPAESPNTPVATTDSATPSVESQLQRLDDLRARGVITEDEHAILRKRALQSGRLTPPGPTASLTARPPSRPSVAPGALNWPSVGSSWVLSERTSGSYGTGRRQVTVTYDGEKVWEGKKVRAFSGDTLTTYVDDRRRILARVRSGTVVELFEPYFAFAHW
- a CDS encoding sigma 54-interacting transcriptional regulator; this encodes MPPRGLTAADRGFFTALADVVFGNPFSAQRADLIGRLVPDAPAGDREALARVVEPRLGPWLRDGAPGWERLEADDRRLLETAFLYVCYHRYVAPIDALIERQATHGGSSLTVPFAGEAIAGLAGGGLSEARAVNMFGFFFQLRRAFYFIHGSLAGECESMRRLREALWNNVFTHDMRGYEAALWNRMEDFSTLLLGETGTGKGSAAAAIGRSAFIPYRTGERRFAANFAESFIAINLSQFPEALIESELFGHRKGAFTGAIDHHQGVFERCSAHGALFLDEIGEVSIPVQIKLLQVLQERTFTPLGGHEKKRFSGRVIAATNRPLGQLRRDGRFRDDFFYRLCSDVIEVPTLRQRLAESAGELELLVRLLVGRITGAGDSQLVAEVLEGLARGLPRGYTWPGNVRELEQAVRRILLTGRYAADLAQTAQDEETALTEKLRAGELTATELLAWYCAMLHRRLGTYAAVAKRSGLDPRTARKYVDSGRAIAGPNGGPGPQPPAGCSQAPPRVV